The following coding sequences are from one Zalophus californianus isolate mZalCal1 chromosome 15, mZalCal1.pri.v2, whole genome shotgun sequence window:
- the SFXN3 gene encoding sideroflexin-3 isoform X1 — MGELPLDINIQEPRWDQSTFLGRARHFFTVTDPRNLLLSGAQLEASRNIVQNYRAGVVTPGLTEDQLWRAKYAYDSAFHPDTGEKMVLIGRMSAQVPMNMTITGCMLTFYRKTPTVVFWQWVNQSFNAVVNYSNRSGDAPISVGQLGTAYVSATTGAVATALGLKSLTKHLPALVGRFVPFAAVAAANCINTPLMRQRELQVGIPVTDEESQRLGHSVAAAKRGIFQVVISRICMAIPAMAIPPVIMDTLEKKDFLKRRPWLGAPLQVGLVGFCLVFATPLCCALFPQRSQPGYRTSLLNSSTSQVISSSTSPLLDAPGSQHRDGGTLAGQTGPTPSDFWFLAPKADPGAGLAEEDISG; from the exons ATGGGTGAGTTGCCCTTGGATATCAATATTCAGGAACCTCGCTGGGACCAAAGCACTTTCCTGGGCAGAGCCCGGCACTTCTTCACTGTTACTGACCCCCGAAATCTGCTGCTGTCCGGAGCACAGCTGGAAGCTTCCCGGAACATCGTGCAGAACTACAG GGCTGGCGTGGTGACGCCTGGGCTCACCGAGGACCAGCTGTGGAGGGCCAAGTATGCATACGACTCTGCCTTCCATCCGGACACAGGGGAGAAGATGGTCCTGATTGGCCGTATGTCAGCGCAGGTGCCCATGAACATGACCATCACTGGCTGCATGCTCACCTTCTACAG GAAGACCCCGACGGTGGTGTTCTGGCAGTGGGTGAATCAGTCCTTCAACGCTGTTGTTAACTACTCCAACCGCAGTGGCGATGCTCCCATCTCTGTGGG GCAGCTGGGAACAGCTTACGTGAGTGCCACCACCGGTGCTGTGGCCACAGCCCTGGGGCTCAAATCCCTCACCAAG cacctgcccGCCCTGGTCGGCAGATTTGTGCCCTTTGCAGCTGTGGCAGCCGCCAACTGCATCAACACCCCCCTGATGAGGCAGAG GGAACTGCAGGTGGGCATCCCAGTGACTGATGAGGAAAGTCAGAGACTTGGCCACTCGGTGGCTGCGGCCAAGCGGGGAATCTTCCAGGTGGTGATATCGAGAATCTGCATGGCCATTCCTGCCATGG CCATTCCCCCCGTGATCATGGACACTCTGGAGAAGAAAGACTTCCTAAAG CGTCGCCCCTGGCTGGGGGCTCCCCTGCAGGTCGGACTGGTGGGCTTCTG CCTGGTATTTGCCACCCCGTTGTGCTGTGCCCTGTTCCCCCAGAGAAG CCAGCCAGGCTACAGGACTTCCCTGCTCAACAGTTCTACCAGCCAAGTCATTTCTAGCAGCACCTCGCCCCTTCTGGACGCACCGGGATCTCAGCACAGAGACGGAGGGACACTAGCAGGCCAAACTGGGCCGACTCCTTCAGATTTCTGGTTCCTAGCTCCCAAAGCTGACCCGGGAGCTGGGCTGGCAGAGGAAGACATATCCGGATGA
- the SFXN3 gene encoding sideroflexin-3 isoform X2 yields MGELPLDINIQEPRWDQSTFLGRARHFFTVTDPRNLLLSGAQLEASRNIVQNYRAGVVTPGLTEDQLWRAKYAYDSAFHPDTGEKMVLIGRMSAQVPMNMTITGCMLTFYRKTPTVVFWQWVNQSFNAVVNYSNRSGDAPISVGQLGTAYVSATTGAVATALGLKSLTKHLPALVGRFVPFAAVAAANCINTPLMRQRELQVGIPVTDEESQRLGHSVAAAKRGIFQVVISRICMAIPAMAIPPVIMDTLEKKDFLKRRPWLGAPLQVGLVGFCLVFATPLCCALFPQRSSLHVSRLEPELRARIHEQNPDIEVVYYNKGL; encoded by the exons ATGGGTGAGTTGCCCTTGGATATCAATATTCAGGAACCTCGCTGGGACCAAAGCACTTTCCTGGGCAGAGCCCGGCACTTCTTCACTGTTACTGACCCCCGAAATCTGCTGCTGTCCGGAGCACAGCTGGAAGCTTCCCGGAACATCGTGCAGAACTACAG GGCTGGCGTGGTGACGCCTGGGCTCACCGAGGACCAGCTGTGGAGGGCCAAGTATGCATACGACTCTGCCTTCCATCCGGACACAGGGGAGAAGATGGTCCTGATTGGCCGTATGTCAGCGCAGGTGCCCATGAACATGACCATCACTGGCTGCATGCTCACCTTCTACAG GAAGACCCCGACGGTGGTGTTCTGGCAGTGGGTGAATCAGTCCTTCAACGCTGTTGTTAACTACTCCAACCGCAGTGGCGATGCTCCCATCTCTGTGGG GCAGCTGGGAACAGCTTACGTGAGTGCCACCACCGGTGCTGTGGCCACAGCCCTGGGGCTCAAATCCCTCACCAAG cacctgcccGCCCTGGTCGGCAGATTTGTGCCCTTTGCAGCTGTGGCAGCCGCCAACTGCATCAACACCCCCCTGATGAGGCAGAG GGAACTGCAGGTGGGCATCCCAGTGACTGATGAGGAAAGTCAGAGACTTGGCCACTCGGTGGCTGCGGCCAAGCGGGGAATCTTCCAGGTGGTGATATCGAGAATCTGCATGGCCATTCCTGCCATGG CCATTCCCCCCGTGATCATGGACACTCTGGAGAAGAAAGACTTCCTAAAG CGTCGCCCCTGGCTGGGGGCTCCCCTGCAGGTCGGACTGGTGGGCTTCTG CCTGGTATTTGCCACCCCGTTGTGCTGTGCCCTGTTCCCCCAGAGAAG CTCCTTACACGTGAGCAGGCTGGAGCCAGAGCTGAGAGCTCGGATCCATGAGCAAAACCCTGACATCGAAGTGGTTTACTACAATAAGGGGCTTTGA